In Lagenorhynchus albirostris chromosome 1, mLagAlb1.1, whole genome shotgun sequence, the sequence TGAATCAGCTAAATGTACAAAGAAGTAAATCCTAGACGGGCGAGAGCTGGCGATCCTTTCTGTTTGTCATCACAGAAAGCTGAGAGTTCTGTGTACAGGTCTGGACTTACTTATCGTTTCCCCACTCGGaatccagtttcctcatctctgtaaAGTAGGTTGTGTACTGTCTGCTGAGAGAAGGTTTCATCTCAGCAGGGGCTTAGCTCCACTGATGGTTTTCCAACctaaagagggaaggaagggaaggaaacctTCCAGAGAAATCCTGACCTTATCCTTGGGTGCCCACTATAATTTATAGAGGTGATTCTTGGCCCTGACTTCACATTAAAATCATTTAGGGGagactttgggaaaaaaatccatgctgGTACCCCACACCACGTGAGAACTGCTGCAGGTGGGGCCCGGGCATCCTGGTTTTAAAAAGCTTCTTAGGTTCAGCcactggttgagaaccactgattgagGAAGGAGGGACTGAAGGATTGCGGGTGAGAAAGATGGAGGTGAGCTCCAGGTCTGTCCCTCACTGCCTGTGCAGGGGGACCTCCTTCACTTGTGGGTCCTAGTTCCCTCGTGTCTGGGATGATGAAGCCTTAATGGCTGACGGAGGCCAACGTAGCAAGTATCTTACACATATTATCTTGTGATTAATCCTCCCGAGAACCTTTCTGAAGCATCCCTGCATTTCACAGAAAGGGAAAACCGAGACCCTGAGAGATCAAGTAACTTGTCCACGGCCCGGAGAAGTGTCAGAGCCCGGCCTTGAACTCTGCTTGGCTCTAGACCCTCTCAGCCACCATGCTCTTGTGTTGTCAACTGATTCACTAAAATGCCCATCCCTCGCTGTCTGCCGGAGAGCGTGTCGGGTTGGGAGGGCCGTTTGCTGCACAAAGGTTAGGCGCGAGTTAAAATGTGCGTGCAAAGCAATGAATGAGTTTGGCGTCCACCACACAGTCCAGAAGAGCTTTGAAAAGAGATTTTGCTGAGCTGGGGTCTCTCTACCCCGCAGAGCCTCAGCCCACCTGCCTGGGGCAAGCTCACttagatgttttgttttgttttttttaagatttttttttttgatgtggaccatttttaaagtctttattgaatttgttgcaacattgcttttgatttatgttttggttttttggccacgaggcatgtgggatcttagcttcctgaccagggatcaaacccacaggCCCTGCATCAAAAGGCAAAGTCTccacaactggaccaccagggaagtccctagatgtgTATTCTTAACACGGACCAAGCAGACTCTCTGGGCTGGTGTGATCTCAGGAGAGGGTTTGTGTCCAGCGGAGCACAGTCCAGGGCCGATCATATGGACCCATTCCCCAGAGAGCCCTTCTTGGGCAGTGGCATCACCGCAGGGTCACAGCCCTTGCCGGGCAGCGGCAGGGGAGCAGGTTGCCATGGTTACTGTAGACACCCGGCCGTGGAACTTCCATGGGGCTATCCTGAGCACTGGCCCTGTCTACAGCTACAGCTTGGCCATCAGTCTTCCATTAGTTCCCCTGAAACTCGGCACTGAAACATGACTTACCTACTCGTAGGGAAAGAGCACAAGTGATGTGGCATCTTTTTGAGGTTAACATTTAGGAGCGCCTCTGAGTAGAAGAAAGCTTGCAGGAGGTATGGGAGCAGCGGCAAAGTGTCTTCcattggtttcttttattttctgagcCTGCGTTGTGGTGTCCATGCCGCGGGCCGGGACAGCTGTCCTGCCTGCTTGAGGCAGTGGGTTACATAGATCAGAGAGGTTAGCAGCTCAGTCAGGGAGCAGGGCTGGAATTGGAACCTGCGAATGCAGCCTCTGTCCAGGGGCTTCAGACGATTGCTTCTTTACCCCACTAACCTCTGTGTATCCCCTTACACACAAGTACTTTTTGGAAAATCTTGTGAAAATCCCTGTGCTGTTGGGGAGGAAGACGGAAAGGCAGAGCTCCAGGGAGGAAGGTATGAGAGGTGGGAGGGTTAAAAAGGTCTGcagagaagaagaaactgagagtCAGAGGGGAACTGAAGCAGAGGCAGGTGATTATAGGACCGTGGAAGCACTTTGAGATGTGTcgtgagtttaaaaaaaagagggggcaGGGATGAAGAAGAGTAAAACCCGAAGGTTTAGCCACAAGGTTTTGTGGTTTCCCTTCTGTCTTGGGGACCCCTGGGCGGAGGGGCAGCTGCAGGCACCTTTGGCCATCCCTCTGGCAGCTCTCTGAATCTCACGCaagaagccagaggaagagaGGAATCATTTCTGCTTCGCCAGACAAAGGAGGGATGGTTTGTTCGGGTTTGAGATCCAGCTTGAATTTTTGGCTTCAGATATCTACTCTGCCGTGTCTttatgggggtttttttttttcctccccaagtGTCTACTGCCAGAGATTTGTGCATACGATTAGTGGATATAGAAGTAATCCCCGATTTGGTAAATCAGTCAgcctctgtctctgtttccttgGCATGCGTCCAACAAAAGTATTCCATGTATGTGCACAgctgagagtgtgtgtgtgtgtgcgcgtgcacgtgCGCACGTCTGTCTCTGTGTGCGATGCTCTTGAGAGCAGTGGCATGTGGGGACATCAGATAAGACCAGGGGAAAACCGGTGGCTTGGGGGAAGGGTGAGCAGAATGAGTGTCGTTTCCAGGCACAGGCGAGGACACTTTCACTTTCTCATGTGTCACCTGCAGTTGCCGGAGTGACACATGGCCGACCGGCGCGTCTTTGCCCCACTCGTGCGCTGACGCAGGGCAGGGAAATGGCCTCTGTTTTCTAGGAACCTGTTTGTTCCCGGCCGATGGCTGCTGGGGAATCCCAGCCAGGGGTTTCTGTGGCTCCCTCGTGCCTCCTGGCCTCCCGATggcctttttccttctcctcctcgcTCTGTGTGGAGAAGGTCACCGATGGTCTAGAAATATGAAAGGAGACACAGCCCCTGTGTGCGGTGCTGGCTGCCTCTGTGGCCCCAGCCTGCAGGTCCAGGAGCAGACCCTGCAACAGCACAGCCGGTGTTTGGACACGTGACCTCAGTTTGGCCCCCAGGCCCAGCATCATGGGGCTGTGTTGGGGTGTCCAGCTTAAGAGGAGGCATCTCCTCAAGCCTGTGCTGTCAGTGGCCTGGcggccctccctgcctcccatctGCGGGTCAGGGAGCGGGCAGGCGGCTGGTCTCTGGCTCCCATGGGCAGCCCCAGGCTCGAGAACACTCTCGTCGCCAGGATGCCGGAGCATCTCAGGGGCAAGACGCCAGCCGAGGAAACCGTGCacctgaaatgtccagaacagggtTCTTTGGGCTGCTTTCTTCAAACCCAGTGAAAACCTCTCTCCCTGCTGTTTTGTTGAGATTCTGAGGAACGTGGGACAGTGGTTCAGCAGCAAAGTCAGGAGGGGATTTTGCAAATCCCCTTTGACTTTCAGCAAAGTCAGGCAAGACCCTCTGGGTTTCCGGGGCCCCTGCCGGGGCCCATGTGACCTGGTGGAAGCGGGGagcaggaaggggcaggagagtCTCAGGGACAGATAAATTTGTGGGAGTCAGCCTCCGGGTCCCTGACCTACTTGCATTTGATAAACTCTTACTTGTGaaaattgccttttaaaaattacttattttaggAAGGCCATGCAGACTTCGTGCATGGCGGTGCGGACATTGACAATAGGCTTCTGTCTGTAATTTGGCCACCGCTGGggccccaccccccagggctcCTACTTGCCGCCTCGATTTACATGTTATGTTGCATCAGAAACAACCTCTCCTACTGATAACCTCATCATCACTGGTGAGCCTTACACCCCCAGGGGTGCTTTCTGCTCTGGGGTTAGTAATTTGTTCCTGGTTGGGTTTTGGGCCCTCAGGTGTCAGGCTGGGAATTTGGGGTCCCTGCCGTGTGGACCTCAAAGCAAGAGGGAGCTGTGTGACCAAGGGCTCTGGCCCCCAGGGGCCCAGTCCCGCTGGATTGTAAAATGTAGGGTTTTGAGGTGGGAATGAAAGCTGTGTTTCCAtggaattctttcttttcttttctttttttttgccgcaccgtgaggcttgcaggatcttagctccctgaccagggatcgaacccatgccccctgcattgggagcacggagtcttaactgctggactgccagggaagtccctcgtggAATTCTTTAAAGCCTGTTGTGGGCCCTGCTGGCTGCTTTATCCATGGCCCTTTCTGTGTTGCTCTCCCCAGCCTGTGGGCCAAAGCTCACCAACTCCCCAACGGTGATCGTCATGGTGGGCCTCCCAGCCCGGGGGAAGACGTACATCTCCAAGAAGCTGACCCGCTACCTCAACTGGATTGGCGTCCCCACGAAAGGTGAGCCTGCGCCCCCAGGCCGGGGCTGTCAGGCTGAGGGCACCCTCCTGCTTGCCatgaccacccccccccccaaaaaagaatggCCTTTCCCTCTCCAGCTGCTGGGACTCTCTTTGCAGGGCCATCTGACAGGGTGCTGTCCCTGTAGTCGAGGGACACACTTTCCTTTCCGGCTGTGCCGCCCTCCACCCTGCATGCTGTGTATGGGAGGGGGAGGGTCTCTTTTCACCGGCTGCTGTCTGGTTCCCACTGCCCTGCATCCTGCCCAGCTCAGCCCTCACCTCCTctaagaagccttctctgaccaccgCAGTCTGTGTGGATCTTTTCCTTTAAGTTCCCCAAGCCCTTAGTTGTGACACTCCTCCACTGACCGTCGTAAAGTGCTGTGTACTGTTGATTATATTTTTGCGAATCTTTGCCGGTCTTCCCACCTCCACGGGGGGTGTTGAGCACGGGGACTGATTTTTCACGTTTGCTGCCCACCCCGCCCTGTGCCCAGAGCAGTGCTTCCTATACTAAGCACTGGCTCAGCGCCCACTGCCCACCCTGGGCGCGGGCTGCTGATCTGCAGAAGGGCTGCTGTGGCCCCGGCCACGCATATGAGCCCTCACTCTCTCCACCCCCAGTGCGCTGGCGAACATCACGGCCCCGATCTTCACTAGGCCTGTGGCTGCCACCTGCTCTCAGGCTCAGGCTTCAGCCCCGGCCTGGAGAGGCCGGCCTGCAGGCTGGGCCATGGGAGGCAACCCTGGAGAAACAAGGTCCTGGGTTTGGGGGAGCTGGGCAGCCTTGCAGGCCAAGCGATACCGGCGCAGGACGCAGAGCCCACTGTCTGGTTTCCGGGTCTTATCGGGATCTTATTCAAGTCATGTGCcggcttgcttttcttttctggaaagagCGATCCTGACCGTGGGAGGCCCTTCTGGTGGTCAGCGTGGTCAGCTAAGGGACCTTTCTTTTCCATCCAGTGTTCAACGTGGGCGAGTACCGCCGGGAGGCCGTGAAGCAGTACAGCTCCTACAACTTCTTCCGCCCCGACAATGAGGAGGCCATGAAAGTCCGCAAGTGAGGCCCGGGCTGCGGTGGGCGGAGGGGGACGGGCGCTCTGTAGCACCAGGTTGGGTGAGAGAGAGGCAGCTGGTCCCCCTCCTTGTGTATCAGCGAGAGCCTCTCGGCCTCTGAGCCCCACTGATCCCGCTGTCCGACAACAACATCTCATTAGGAATGAACTAAATCATTTTCCTGGAAAATCATCTgtttacgtgggaaaaggattTTCTTTGCAGCTCCGAGTGACCAGGGAACTGAAGTGTAACAGCTGCACTTTAGAATCACTTGGGAGCTGGGCACAGCCCTGCCCAGATGGGTACAGTGGGCAGTTGTGGGCAGGACCTGGGCATCCGTGTTTTGAAAGCTCCCAGGGGAATTTCAGTGCGCAGCCGGCATGAGGCCGAGTCCCAGGTGCCGCAGCCGTGTGTGCGGGGCCCCCATCGGGGGCCTCGGGCCTGACGGTGCTGCCTGCCTGAGCAGTTTAGCCGTAGAATCACAGGTCACCCCGCTCGTTGGGGTGAATTGGGGGTGCCTGCGCGTCCTCCTGCGACGGCCCGGCTCTGATGCGCCCATGCTCTTTCTGTGTGTTGCAGACAGTGTGCGCTGGCTGCCTTGAGAGATGTCAAAAGTTACCTGACGAAGGAAGGGGGCCAAATTGCAGTAAGCCTGGAGTCTAAGCCCTGTCTCCGATCCCAGCGGGATGgtgccctgggagggagggaatgtAGTCAGAGCTGCGTGGGGACACCTCCAGTTGGGACAGGTGTTTGGCCTGAGCTGTGAGGGAAGCAGGGGGCAAGGGCAGCACAGGGACTCGGGGGGGAAGGTGATCGTCCGGTGGACTCGGGGGCACAGGCAGCTGGACCTGGGGCGGCTGCAGCCGAGGGAGCTAGCGTCCCTTCCTTGTGCTCCCTCCCCTGCGTATGGCTGTCGTTCCTTTGCTTTAAGTTCtcttcccatccctccccttcCATCCTTGAGTGCAGGAGGAGGCAGTGGGGGGCCTGGGAGGGTGAGGTCTCTCCTGGAGCCCCAGGAAGTACCAGGCCTGACCTCTGGTGGTCTGGTAAACACTGTTCAACTCAAACTGGGCTCTGTtcacttcccttctttctccctgCCAGGTTTTCGACGCCACCAATACTACTAGAGAGAGGAGACACATGATCCTTCATTTTGCCAAAGAAAATGATTTCAAGGTGAGCCTGATTTCTCGTCTCGCCTCGGAGCGCGCAGGAGCAAGGGAAGCCCCACAGGGATTGGCTGGTTCCTGTGTCTGGAGCACCTGTGCTCCATGCTCGGGCCTTCCCCTCCCGCTGCCTGGGTTTTGCTGCCTACAGATTGGGCCTGACTGGTGGGGGCTTTTGGGGGTTACAGCGACTAGGGAGGGGGAGCATCCCTCTATTGGGGGCGGGTGCAGAGGACTCAGGACTGAGTGGCTGGTTCCTTTTTCTGTATGTGGGGATTTATGAGTGGGGTCCTTTCTGCTCCAGTGTGGTAGTGACATCACAGTGATACCAAAGTTGGCCCTTTGTGTTACCACATTTGTTGTTTCTTAGCGTTTCTGTCTTGCTTCGTCCCAGGTGTTTTTCATTGAGTCTGTGTGTGATGATCCTACAGTTGTGGCCTCCAACATCATGGTAAGACCCTTTGTAGTGTGCTAATCTGAGAAAAGTGAGGGACTGGGTCGGCCCAGAGAAGCCACCCTGAGAAAGAGCTGGCTCTCCCAGCTGGTTGTTGATTTTGTCTGAGGAGGGATCGGGGGGTCAGAAGGACAGAGCGGTATTTAACTTAAAAGCACATTCTGTGACTTGGACTGGCTTTATCAAGGTCCTTTCAGATGGTTGGCAGAAAGCTGTCTTTGTGGGACATAAGAGAGAAATTGGGGAACCTCGAACAGTCTCTGTTGGTGGCAGGAGCCTGGCAGTTGGGGGGTGATGGGACTGCTTAGGGCAAAGAGCACCTCACCCCTCCGGACGGGAAAGGAGGTAGCAGGCTGGTCTCTTTTGCTCTAAAGGCCCCTGGTAGGTGAGAATGGTTGTGTATTGACAAAAGCACGTAGGACTCAGCGGACAGAAGGCAGAATTCCCAAATTTGGGAAGAATGTGGGTGGTTAAACCATCTTCCTGCTCCTCTCCCTGTACCAAGGGGAAGTTGCCTGGGTAAATTGAGGGTAATTGGCAGTTTAATTTGgttaattcttaaattttatttgatagCAATAGCTCATAAACGGAAACGGTTACTATGAAGACTTCACCGCAGTTCCCTTTCTTATATCGTAGATAATTTCTTCTCCAGCTTAAATACATCAGGGTAAGACGTTACCTGTAAAGAAAAGCTGGTCCGACACTTCTACAGGGAGCGCTAGAGTTTGGCCGCATACAAGTGCGCATCCTTTAAAGGGATGCTGGGAGTTAGTTAGCTTTTGGTGTTGGGCCTTTTCTCCAAGGCAGTGGGAATATTTACACGCATTTCTCAGAAATGAGTTCATATTTCAGGAAGAGCTATTGAAATGGTAGAAAATCAGTCCAGATTGGTTTCAGTGGCCCCAAAGGAAGAGGCTCAGAGTAGGAGGAAACGGAAGTTTCCATGCTCTAAACAAAGGGTTTTGCTGTATTTCTTTGGTTTGGTTCACTTGGTAGGGAAGCAGAGTGCAGCTGCAGAATCGTTTTTCCCCAGTGAGCCGTCTACACTCGCTTTGGCCAGAAACTCTGTCTCATCCTCTGTGAATCCGTGGATCTGTTTGCCCCGACCCTCTCCGTGTTCAGAGATCTCTTTCTCTGATGAAGCCTCAAAGCAACTTTGCAGTTTTTAGGCCTTTCTGTTGTGCTTTTTATGCAAAGGCTGTGCTGGAGAAAGGGGTTTGtgaactgagatttttttttttaaatcgtgctaaaatatacataatataaaaggTACCATTTGGGCCGTTTTTAAGTGCTCAGCTCCGTGACACTCAGCACATTGACATTGCTGGGAAGCCATCCCCagcatccacctccagaactttttcatcttcccggAACGTAACCGTGCACCCATGAAACTCCCCGCTGAACTCGGATTTTGCAGCGTGCCTGCCTCTCTTTTATGGTTGTGGTCGTTGTTGAGGACGAAAAGAGCACATGCATTAACGCATCCTGGCAGTTTCCCTGAAATCTGCCAGGTTACTCAGGCCTATTGGTCAGTTATAGGGGATGGCAGGCCCGAGGGGCAtgtctcctctgtctctgtcccaTGAGAGCAAGCCTTGGGCAGGAGGACAGGATGCGCAGTCCAGGCGGAGAAGCATCCACTGGGGACCGGTGACAAGTGCATGCTGCCCCCACCTCTGGGCAGTGGAGGAGGAATCCTGCCTGGCACGTGGGACCAGGGCACCGCCAGCACCTCCTGGTGCACTTTTGCTTACGGACAACCTCCGCTTGGTGGGGTGAACGCTGTAGGTGCTTATGGGAACTCAGCTGAATTGAAGGCTGGGTTGTCTGGTAGTGACCTGGCTCCTGGATTGATCCCGAATCGGGGCCCATTCAGAGGGGCTCATTAGAATCTGCGTGGATTTCCTGTGTTCGCCCTTCCAGGCTGAGAGGCTCTGTCTGCCCTGGGTGCTCTCCCCGTGGAAGCATGGGGTTATGACTCAGCGTCCAGccgtatctcttttttttttttctcttaaaacgcTGGGTAGGGTCATCATCGTTCTGAGCCCGTCTGTGCTTTTCCCCGTTTGCGAGCCCCAAAGCCTGCTTCATTCTAAGCAGAAAGCCTTCCAGCATGATTTATCAGCTGCCTCTTTGTGGTGTTACAGGAAGTGAAAATCTCCAGCCCGGATTACAAAGACTGCAACTCAGCAGAAGCTATGGACGATTTCATGAAGAGAATTAATTGCTATGAAGCCAGCTACCAGCCCCTTGACCCCGATAAATGTGACAGGTAATTCCTAAGAGATGACCGTCTGAGCCACCTGCTTCAGGGCTTTGAATATTATTCTTGATGTTCCCACGAAGCATTTGCTCCTGGATACTTTTATAAACTGTTTTTTTAAGTATCTTAAAGAAAACTCTTGATGACCTATTCGGTGTTGTAGACACTGTGTACAAGTGTGGAAAGGGAATATTTGAGCCCCGTCTTGCTCCTGTCCTTTGATGTTTCCCTCGCTTTCTTTTCCatcctcttgcttttctttccccGTGCTCTGGGAGGCCAGCCAGCCTCTCCAGCGCTCACTCCTCTGTGGGAATTACAGACTCAGACCCCCTGACTCTCAGAGAAGAGAGGTTCCGTCTGTGTCCCCAGGAGCTGACACTGCGGATCGGTTGGGGCTGAGTCTCGGCAGTGGGGCTGGGGCGGCGTCGGGGCCTTGCCCCGGCTGTGCTGTCCGGTGTTCTGACGCGCTGGTCGCCCTCCTGTGCAGGGACCTGTCCCTGATCAAGGTGATCGACGTGGGCCGGCGGTTCCTGGTGAACAGGGTCCAGGACCACATCCAGAGCCGCATCGTGTACTACCTGATGAACATCCACGTGCAGCCCCGCACCATCTACCTGTGCCGGCACGGGGAGAGCGAGCACAACCTCCAGGGCAAGATCGGAGGAGACTCGGGCCTGTCCAGCAGGGGCAGGAAGGTAGGAGGAGTGCGGGGATGGGGCAGGAGGCCGAGGGGGGGGGCTGTGCGTCCCTGTGTGcgtctccgtgtgtgtgtgtccctgtgtctctgtgcccttgtgtgtacatgtgtacatgtgcatgtatgtctgtgtgtgttccTCTGGGTATGTATATgcacgtgtgtctgtgtgtgtacgtgtatgtgtctggggagggtggagggtcTCTTGAgcctgtggggagggggctgtgtgtgtgtgtgtgtccgagGGGAGGGGGTACATGTGCAGTGGCTGCTCCCAGGCCCCCCTCACCAGCAGTGAGGACAGTGTGGCCAACCCCGATGTGCACGGGGACCGGCCCTGCACTGTTtctctgggagggaggggcagagctggTGGTCCGGCGTGAGCCCCTCAACCCGTCCGccgtctcccccccacccccagttcgcCAATGCGCTGAGCAAGTTTGTGGAGGAGCAGAACCTGAAGGACCTCAAGGTGTGGACCAGCCAGCTGAAGAGCACCATCCAGACGGCGGAGGCCCTGCAGCTCCCCTACGAGCAGTGGAAGGCGCTCAATGAGATTGACGCCGTGAGTCCGGGGCCGGGAGCCGCCGGGAGTCCTGAGCGCTTCCCACCTGCAGGGGCTGCGCTGGCCAGGTCGGGGCGGCCGTGGCGGGTATTCCCTCGAGTGACCTCTGGGTGTTCCCCCCAGGGCGTCTGTGAGGAGATGACCTACGAGGAGATCAAAGACACCTACCCCGAGGAGTACGCGCTGCGCGAGCAGGACAAGTACTACTACCGCTACCCCACCGGGGAGGTGCGTGCCGCCTGCTCCCTCTGCGTCTCTGGCTCGGGCCTGTGTGCGCTGGGCAAGTGATGGGCAGGTGGCTGGGGTACTGTGGGCAGGGAGTTGAGCTGGTCCTTCTGAGGCTACTGTGTCTGGTGAGGCTGGGGAGGCGGGCTGCTAGGGACCTGGAGGGACCCGTTACTGGTGACTCCGGGGAGGAAGGGCCCCTGCGTCCACCCCGCTACCCTGTACCGATGCTTGCCCTGGCCCGTCTGCCTTTGAATCGAGTCTTCCCGAGTTGGACCTTGTAAACAGCTCCCAGAGAAGCACAGTTGTGTTTCCCACAAGCAGCAGGGACAGATGTCTTTCTCTAATGACGTACATGACaactcaggaaagaaaaacagtccTGGATGGTGATTCACTGGACACAAGGGCCCCCTTGACTGTGGGCGACATGGCAGACACGTCAGCAAGTCACTTGTACTGACTCCATCGATGCTGGTGGGGGGACCCTGAGGCTGTGTGGCCCCCTCGGGCTGAGCGAGCAGCTGCCTGCAGCACTGAATGGAGCGTCCAGCTGTAGGCGGTGCTCTGGGGTCTCCGCAGGCTCAGCCTGGTGACACCCAGTGGGTGCTTCCTTCCGCTCAGCGTGTCAGTTCCCTGGAGCCCAGGACGCTGTCCCTGGTCCCTCCCAGGCCCTTGTTCCCTGGGACCTGCTTAGTGAGAGAGGGGACTAGGGGTGGAGGGAACCTCGGTGGTCTTAAAGGTACAGGCCTACcccttctttttcaattttcttttattgagataaaattcacatcaTATAAAAGTCACCATTTTAACCAAAGTGTACAGGTCAGtggtttttcttatatttcacaatattgtgcagctatcaccactaattctagaacattccaTCGCTCCATAAATAAACCACAGCCTTTTAGCAGTCAGTCCCAGTtcctcccccccagcccccgaCAACTGTGAGTCTGCGTTCTGTCTCTGGAGTtccctgttctggacgtttcacgTCAGTGGAATCGTACACCCTGTGGTCTTTCACTCTGTATAATGTGTTCAGGGCTGTTATGCGCTGTAGTGTGTGTCAGGGCCCCGTTCCCTCACTTTCCCGgtggagggtgagggtcaggaaggAGCAGTGAGAGGGAGAGGGCAGTTGGGGTGGGTCCCCCAGTGCCCGGGAGGAATGCAACACACGGAtggtggcggtgggggggggaggtTGACGGAGGATCCATCGTGTGGTCTCTGGTTTATAAGTGGGAGAGGTGTGGCCACGGATGCCAGACTTCTGCTCCAACTCGGTGCCCCGTCCCTCTGCCTTGCAGTCCTACCAGGACCTGGTCCAgcgcctggagcctgtgatcATGGAGCTGGAGCGGCAGGAGAACGTGCTGGTCATCTGCCACCAGGCCGTCCTGCGCTGCCTCCTGGCCTACTTCCTGGACAAGAGCGCAGGTGCCTGGTCCTCCGATGCATCCTCTCCTGGAGGGTCAGGGGGTTGGGGAGCCAGTCACAGCCCCcgcaaaggagagagggagaggaaactgGCCTTAGAGCTGGGGTAGCCTGCTGCCAGGGGTGAGGAAAGGCtgcgtcccctccccctccccccgcctagCGCTTCCTTGCAGCCCCTGGAAGACACTCAAGCAGTTCGATGCTGGGTGGACTTAATGGCTTCGAGAACCAGCCTCCCGGAAGCCCTGTGTCTCCACGTCTCAGGGGCTGTGGGTCGGGTGGGGAAGAGGCAGCCCACCTCTAAGGAGTTAACAGCCCAGAGAACTCTGACGTTACTCTTAACACTTAAATGTGGATCCTGACACCTAAATCGTTTGGGAAATTAACTCTTTTACTCCGGCTCGTTGTGCGAGCGTTTGGGTTTGCTTCGGTTCTGTTCTTTGTCGGGCCGCCTGCCTCGAGCACAGCAGGCCGGCGGCCGGGTTgcgggagtgggggggggggggacacccTGCCCAGTGAGGCCTCTGCAGGTGGTCCCCACGTGGCAGAAGCTCTCACTGAGGCCTGGGAATGTCCCCCCTCAAGTCTCCAGTCTCACCGGGggcccttctctccttctcagaGGAGATGCCCTACCTGAA encodes:
- the PFKFB3 gene encoding 6-phosphofructo-2-kinase/fructose-2,6-bisphosphatase 3 isoform X7, which translates into the protein MPLELTQSRVQKIWIPVDHRPSLPRSCGPKLTNSPTVIVMVGLPARGKTYISKKLTRYLNWIGVPTKVFNVGEYRREAVKQYSSYNFFRPDNEEAMKVRKQCALAALRDVKSYLTKEGGQIAVFDATNTTRERRHMILHFAKENDFKVFFIESVCDDPTVVASNIMEVKISSPDYKDCNSAEAMDDFMKRINCYEASYQPLDPDKCDRDLSLIKVIDVGRRFLVNRVQDHIQSRIVYYLMNIHVQPRTIYLCRHGESEHNLQGKIGGDSGLSSRGRKFANALSKFVEEQNLKDLKVWTSQLKSTIQTAEALQLPYEQWKALNEIDAGVCEEMTYEEIKDTYPEEYALREQDKYYYRYPTGESYQDLVQRLEPVIMELERQENVLVICHQAVLRCLLAYFLDKSAEEMPYLKCPLHAVLKLTPVAYGCRVESIYLNVESVSTHRERSEDAKKGPNPLMRRNSVTPLASPEPTKKPRINSFEEHVASTSAALPTCLPPEVPTQLPGQQNMKGSPSGAEASRTH
- the PFKFB3 gene encoding 6-phosphofructo-2-kinase/fructose-2,6-bisphosphatase 3 isoform X2: MPLELTQSRVQKIWIPVDHRPSLPRSCGPKLTNSPTVIVMVGLPARGKTYISKKLTRYLNWIGVPTKVFNVGEYRREAVKQYSSYNFFRPDNEEAMKVRKQCALAALRDVKSYLTKEGGQIAVFDATNTTRERRHMILHFAKENDFKVFFIESVCDDPTVVASNIMEVKISSPDYKDCNSAEAMDDFMKRINCYEASYQPLDPDKCDRDLSLIKVIDVGRRFLVNRVQDHIQSRIVYYLMNIHVQPRTIYLCRHGESEHNLQGKIGGDSGLSSRGRKFANALSKFVEEQNLKDLKVWTSQLKSTIQTAEALQLPYEQWKALNEIDAGVCEEMTYEEIKDTYPEEYALREQDKYYYRYPTGESYQDLVQRLEPVIMELERQENVLVICHQAVLRCLLAYFLDKSAEEMPYLKCPLHAVLKLTPVAYGCRVESIYLNVESVSTHRERSEDAKKGPNPLMRRNSVTPLASPEPTKKPRINSFEEHVASTSAALPTCLPPEVPTQLPGQPLLGKACFRT
- the PFKFB3 gene encoding 6-phosphofructo-2-kinase/fructose-2,6-bisphosphatase 3 isoform X4, translating into MPLELTQSRVQKIWIPVDHRPSLPRSCGPKLTNSPTVIVMVGLPARGKTYISKKLTRYLNWIGVPTKVFNVGEYRREAVKQYSSYNFFRPDNEEAMKVRKQCALAALRDVKSYLTKEGGQIAVFDATNTTRERRHMILHFAKENDFKEVKISSPDYKDCNSAEAMDDFMKRINCYEASYQPLDPDKCDRDLSLIKVIDVGRRFLVNRVQDHIQSRIVYYLMNIHVQPRTIYLCRHGESEHNLQGKIGGDSGLSSRGRKFANALSKFVEEQNLKDLKVWTSQLKSTIQTAEALQLPYEQWKALNEIDAGVCEEMTYEEIKDTYPEEYALREQDKYYYRYPTGESYQDLVQRLEPVIMELERQENVLVICHQAVLRCLLAYFLDKSAEEMPYLKCPLHAVLKLTPVAYGCRVESIYLNVESVSTHRERSEDAKKGPNPLMRRNSVTPLASPEPTKKPRINSFEEHVASTSAALPTCLPPEVPTQLPGQQNMKGSPSGAEASRTH
- the PFKFB3 gene encoding 6-phosphofructo-2-kinase/fructose-2,6-bisphosphatase 3 isoform X5, with protein sequence MPFRKACGPKLTNSPTVIVMVGLPARGKTYISKKLTRYLNWIGVPTKVFNVGEYRREAVKQYSSYNFFRPDNEEAMKVRKQCALAALRDVKSYLTKEGGQIAVFDATNTTRERRHMILHFAKENDFKVFFIESVCDDPTVVASNIMEVKISSPDYKDCNSAEAMDDFMKRINCYEASYQPLDPDKCDRDLSLIKVIDVGRRFLVNRVQDHIQSRIVYYLMNIHVQPRTIYLCRHGESEHNLQGKIGGDSGLSSRGRKFANALSKFVEEQNLKDLKVWTSQLKSTIQTAEALQLPYEQWKALNEIDAGVCEEMTYEEIKDTYPEEYALREQDKYYYRYPTGESYQDLVQRLEPVIMELERQENVLVICHQAVLRCLLAYFLDKSAEEMPYLKCPLHAVLKLTPVAYGCRVESIYLNVESVSTHRERSEDAKKGPNPLMRRNSVTPLASPEPTKKPRINSFEEHVASTSAALPTCLPPEVPTQLPGQQNMKGSPSGAEASRTH
- the PFKFB3 gene encoding 6-phosphofructo-2-kinase/fructose-2,6-bisphosphatase 3 isoform X3, producing the protein MPLELTQSRVQKIWIPVDHRPSLPRSCGPKLTNSPTVIVMVGLPARGKTYISKKLTRYLNWIGVPTKVFNVGEYRREAVKQYSSYNFFRPDNEEAMKVRKQCALAALRDVKSYLTKEGGQIAVFDATNTTRERRHMILHFAKENDFKVFFIESVCDDPTVVASNIMEVKISSPDYKDCNSAEAMDDFMKRINCYEASYQPLDPDKCDRDLSLIKVIDVGRRFLVNRVQDHIQSRIVYYLMNIHVQPRTIYLCRHGESEHNLQGKIGGDSGLSSRGRKFANALSKFVEEQNLKDLKVWTSQLKSTIQTAEALQLPYEQWKALNEIDAGVCEEMTYEEIKDTYPEEYALREQDKYYYRYPTGESYQDLVQRLEPVIMELERQENVLVICHQAVLRCLLAYFLDKSAEEMPYLKCPLHAVLKLTPVAYGCRVESIYLNVESVSTHRERSEDAKKGPNPLMRRNSVTPLASPEPTKKPRINSFEEHVASTSAALPTCLPPEVPTQLPGQPLLGKACLT